The genomic region GCGCGGATTCAGGTCGGCCGGATTTCCGGCTTTGGCCTGATGGAGATGAGCCGTCAGCGTTTGCGTCCGGGGATGCTGGAAAGCACCACGCAGCCTTGCCCGCATTGCCATGGCACGGGGTTGATCCGGTCTGACGACAGCATGGCGCTGCAGGTCCTGCGCGCGCTGGAGGAAGAAGGCACGCGGAAGCGGTCGAAAGAGGTGCTGCTGAAGGCGCCGATTGGCATCGTGAACTATCTGATCAACGGCAAGCGCGAACATATCGCGCTGATCGAGGCGCGCTATGGGATGAGCGTGCGGATCGAGGCGGACCCGATGCTGGTCAGCCCCGATTACAGCATTGAGAAGTTCAAAACGGCGCTGCGCGTTGTGCCGGAGACTCCGGTCATTTCCGGCCATGCCGGGCTGATGGGCGCGGCGGTGGACGAGGATGAGGATGAAGATCTGGTCGATGACCTGATCGAAGAGGAAGCGGCCGAGGGTGTCGAAGCAGCCGAGCCGGTGGCACGGGCTGCGGCGGCTGAGGGCGACAATGGTGCCCCCGGGAAGAAAAAGCGCCGTCGGCGTCGGCGTCGGCGCGGCGGCGCGCGGGATGGCGAGGCCGTGGCGAACGGTGCCGCGGGCGAGGATGACGGCGACGAGGACGGCGAAGGCGATGGCGACGGTGACGAGGCTGTCGTGACGGCCGAGCCGGTCGCTGAGGGTGAGGACAAGGCTGGGCCACGCAAGCGGACCCGCAAGCCGCGTGCCCGGAAGGGTGATGCTGCGCGCGTGGTTGAAGCGGCGCCTGAGGGTGTGGTGGAAACGGTGGCGGAGGCGGAGTCTGCGCCGGCTGAGGCGGCGGCGGTTGAGGCTGCTCCGGCAAAGCCTGCGGCGCGCAAGCGTGCGCCTCGTGGGAAGGCTGCTGTTACTGAAGCTGCACCTGAACCGGTTGCGGAAGCTGTGGCCGAACCTGTCGCGGAGGCTCCTGCCCCTGAGGCCGCTCCGGCCAAGCCTGCGCGTAGCCGGGCGCCACGGGCCAAGGCGGCCGAGAAGGCGCCTGCCAAGGCGGTCGCGGAGCCAGTGGCTGAAGCGGTTGTTGAACCCGCCCCGGCCCTTGCCCCCGATCCGGGGATGGAGCCGACGGTCGAGACCGTCGTGGCCGATCCTGCCGAAGGGGCGGCGGTCGCTGATGATCCGGCCAAGCCCAAGCGCAAGGGCTGGTGGTCGCTGGGGCGCTAAGCCCTGCGGATCAGGTGGAGGGTGACGGCACCCTCTGCCCGCGCGCCGAGGTAGGCATGGCCCGCCTCGGCGCAGAAATGCGGTAGGTCGATCAGCGCCATCGCATCGGTGGCCCGGATGCACAGCACCGTCCCGGGTGCCAGCGACAGCAGGCGTTTGCGCGCGCGTAGCACCGGCAGGGGGCACAGGAGCCCCTCGCAATCCACCATGTCATCCCAGTCGGCCATAGGGGCCATGTAGCGGCATGGGCGGTTGCGGGCAAGGTTACAGGCTGGCCACGGTGATGTGACGGGCTGTCTGGGTGACGCGGGGATGGAAAGCCGCTATCTGAGGCTGAAGGGGGCCCCGCATGTTCGGAATCGAGATCATCGACGCTGCCTTGCTGCCCGCGATGGCTGTCTCGCTGCTGGCGGGTGTCCTGTCGTTCCTTTCACCTTGCGTTTTGCCGATCGTGCCGCCCTATCTGGCCTATATGGGCGGGATTTCGATGGGTGAGATGACGGCCGGTGGTCAGGCGCGGCGTCGGGTGATCCTGCCGGCGCTGTTCTTTGTCATGGGGCTTTCGACGATCTTCCTGCTTCTGGGCTTTACCGCCTCGGCCTTCGGAAGTTTCGTCTTGCAGAACCAACTGCTACTGGCGCGGATTTCCGGGATCATCATCATCATCTTCGGGCTGCATTTTGTGGGTGTCTTCCGCATCGGCATTCTGGACCGGGAAATGCGGATGGATGCGGGCGACCGGGGTGGGTCGGCGATGGGGGCCTATGTGCTGGGGCTGGCTTTCGCCTTTGGGTGGACGCCCTGCATCGGCCCGCAGCTGGGCGCGATCCTGAGCCTTGCGGCGCAGGAGGGCAGCACCCAGCGCGGGACGTTGCTGCTGGGCGTCTATGCGCTGGGGCTTGGCCTGCCGTTCCTGCTGGCTGCGATCTTTGTGGAACGGTCGATGACGCTGATGACTCGGCTGAAGCGGCACATGCGGGTGATCGAAAAGGTGATGGGCGCGCTTCTTCTGGTTGTTGGCCTTGCGTTGGTGACCGGGGCGTTTACCGATTTCAGCTATTGGATGCTGGAAACCTACGAGGTGTTGGGGTTGCCACTGCCGGGCTGATTGGCCAAAGCCTTTCTTCCGCCACACCAGTCGCTAAGCTGAGGCGGTCAGACTTGCAGGATGCGCGTGGCCAAGACCGACATGACCGACACCACGGAAACCGTCCTGGCGGCAAGCGCAGGTCCGGCAGCGGTGTTCCGGCGCAAGGTCCTGTATATCCCGGGATATGACCCCTTTCCCCCCCGCCGCTACCGCGAGCTTTACCGGAGCGAAGGGGCGTCGCAGGCGGCGATCAGCGGCTATGACCTGACGCTGCGCCCCAATCCCAAGGGCAAGGCTGGCCCTTATGGCTGGAGCGTCGTGTCCTTGATGAACCAGCCCACAGAGGCCGAGGTTGAGGTTCTGGTCTGGTCCGATCTGGTGCGGCAGTCGATGACGCAGGGCATTGTCGGGACCTATTGGCTTTTGGCCCGGACGGCTTGGCTTTATGGCGCATCTGGCGCGCTTGGGCGGCTGATCCGTCTGCGCAAGGGGCCGATGATTGCGGCGCTGTATCCGGCGGTTCTGCTGGTGGCGCAGGGGCTGGTGGCGCTTGGCCTTGGGCTGCTGGCGCTGTGGTTGGCGGCGGCGTTGCCCTTGGGGCTGAAATGGCTTTTGGCCTTCGCCACAGTCTGGGGGGCGCTGCTGGTGTTTCGGCGTCTGGATCGTCGGCTGTTCGTCTACTACCTGATGCATGACTATGCCTATACCGCCAGCGAAGGCGGGGCCTATCCGGCTGCGCTTGAGGCGCGTCTGGCCGCGTTTCGGGGCCGTGTCCGGGCCGCGCTGGACAGCGGGGTGGATGAGGTGCTGGTGGTCGGCCATTCCTCGGGCGTGCATCTGGCCGTCACGGTGCTGGCTGATCTGATCCGCGAGGGGGTGCCGCAGAGTCGCCCGGCGCTGGGGTTCCTGTCGCTGGGGCAGGTGGTGCCGATGGCATCCTTCCTGCCGGGGGCGGGGCGGTTGCGGGGCGATCTGGCCTATCTTTCCGCGCGGCCGGAACTGACCTGGGTCGATGTGACCGCACCTGGCGATGGCTGCAGCTTTGCGCTGTGCGATCCGGTGGCGGTCAGCGGTGTAGCGCCTGAGGGGCAGCTTTGGCCGCTGGTCATCTCGGCCGCGTTTTCCCAGACGTTGACACCTGAACGCTGGAAGGCGCTGCGCTGGCGGTTCTTCCGGCTGCACTTTCAGTATCTCTGCGCCTTTGACAACCTGCCCGGGCGGGAAGCCGATTATGACTATTTCCGCATCACTGCGGGTCCGATGACACTGGCCCGGCGGTTTCGGGGGCGGCAACCGTCAGCCAGCCGGATCACCGTTGCGGTCAACCCGCATCGGGGCGTGGCATGACCCCGCCCAAGCCCGAGCCCCGGGCAGACCGGGTGTCGTTGCTGGCCTATCTGCGGCTGTTTCGGCGGGACATCCTGTCGGCGCAGCCGGCGCGGCTTTATCGCGCGTGGATGGCCGAGTTCCGGACGCCGTTCTTTCGCAGCTATCTGTGCAACGACCCGGCGCTGGTGCGGCGGGTGCTGGATGAACGGCCTGCCGATTTCCCCAAATCCCGGCGGGTAACCGAGGGGCTTTTGCCGCTGCTTGGCCGGTCGGTCTTTGTGACCAATGGCGAGGAATGGCTGCATCAGCGGCGGATCATCGACCCGGCCTTTGAGGGCGGGCGGCTGAAAGAGGCGTTTCCGGCAATCTGGGCAGCGGGTGAGGCGGCCGTGGCGCGGATGGTGCCCGGTGAGGTGGAGGTTGAGCTGGCCGCCAGCCATGCGGCGGCGGATGTGATCTTTCGCACGCTCTTTTCCCTGCCCATCGAGGATCGGGTGGCGCAGGCGGTGTTTCAGGAATTCCGCGCCTATCAACGGTCAGCTCCGATCCTGAACCTTGCGGCCTTCCTGCCCTTGCCCGGGTGGATGCCCCGCTTTCACCGCCGGGCGACGCTGCGGTCGGCGCGGGTGATCCGGGGGTTGATCTCCGGCCTGACGGCAGACCGGGCGGCGGCGATTGCGGCGGGGCGGGCGCCGATGGATCTGGCGACGAAGATCATGACGACGCCCGACCCGGTGACGGGTGTGCCGTTCGGCACCGAGGAGATGGTCGATCAGGTGGCGATCTTCTTTCTGGCGGGGCATGAGACCAGTGCCTCGGCGTTAGGTTGGGCGTTATACCTGCTGGCGACGCACCCCGAGGTGCAGGAGCGGGTGGCGGCGGAGGTGGCGGGCTTGCGGCCAGAGTTCGGGACGATGGGGGGATTGCGCTTTGCCCGGGATGTGTTCCGCGAGGCGCTGCGGCTGTATCCGCCGGTGCCGATGATGGTGCGGGAAAACCGGAAGGATGAGGAATTTCGCGGACGGCAAGTCAAGCCCG from Tabrizicola piscis harbors:
- a CDS encoding sulfurtransferase TusA family protein, translated to MADWDDMVDCEGLLCPLPVLRARKRLLSLAPGTVLCIRATDAMALIDLPHFCAEAGHAYLGARAEGAVTLHLIRRA
- a CDS encoding cytochrome c biogenesis CcdA family protein — its product is MFGIEIIDAALLPAMAVSLLAGVLSFLSPCVLPIVPPYLAYMGGISMGEMTAGGQARRRVILPALFFVMGLSTIFLLLGFTASAFGSFVLQNQLLLARISGIIIIIFGLHFVGVFRIGILDREMRMDAGDRGGSAMGAYVLGLAFAFGWTPCIGPQLGAILSLAAQEGSTQRGTLLLGVYALGLGLPFLLAAIFVERSMTLMTRLKRHMRVIEKVMGALLLVVGLALVTGAFTDFSYWMLETYEVLGLPLPG
- a CDS encoding cytochrome P450, translated to MTPPKPEPRADRVSLLAYLRLFRRDILSAQPARLYRAWMAEFRTPFFRSYLCNDPALVRRVLDERPADFPKSRRVTEGLLPLLGRSVFVTNGEEWLHQRRIIDPAFEGGRLKEAFPAIWAAGEAAVARMVPGEVEVELAASHAAADVIFRTLFSLPIEDRVAQAVFQEFRAYQRSAPILNLAAFLPLPGWMPRFHRRATLRSARVIRGLISGLTADRAAAIAAGRAPMDLATKIMTTPDPVTGVPFGTEEMVDQVAIFFLAGHETSASALGWALYLLATHPEVQERVAAEVAGLRPEFGTMGGLRFARDVFREALRLYPPVPMMVRENRKDEEFRGRQVKPGAQVVISPWHLHRHERIWDRPDEFDPDRWAGEGREAARDGYLPFSSGPRVCPGAGFAMLEGTLLLAHLVRAFRFQAVAGKVPVPVAHLTVRARDGIWLRVERR